In Pieris rapae chromosome 10, ilPieRapa1.1, whole genome shotgun sequence, the genomic window GATTGCTCTCTTTGCATTACGCGAAATACAGTTTATCAATGCACTTGGTGCGGAAATTCTTGTTCATATAGTGACTCATGTCTTGAGAATCCAGTAACTGAATGTCCCAAACCTAGAATTGATATGATCAAACCATTAAGTGGACCAATTGAAGGTGGAACTATCCTCACCATTGAAGGCAGCAACCTTGGTTTGCATGTAGAAGAAGTTACAGGAAAAGTTCGCATTGGAGAAGTTCTTTGTGAAATTGTAGATTTTGAAGTATCTGTGAGTATAACATGCAAAACTGGGCCATCTAATTCTTCAGCTGTTGTACCAGTCATTGTTGAAAATGACTCAGGCTATACAGAATCATCAGTATTTTttagttacaaaaatataaaactacaaGGCGTTTATCCTACCTTAGGCCCTGTTAGTGGTGGTACTCAGTTGGCAATTGGAGGACAACATCTCAATATTGGATCCAAGGTCTTGGCATATCTTGATGAACTTCCTTGTGCTGTAAATAAGACCCAAACTTCAAACAGTAGACTAATATGCGTAACTCCTAAAGTAAATAATCCTCTCATTATACATACCATTACAGTTTCTATTGATAATGCAAATCGAACACTAAAAGGAGACCTTTTCAACTATACAATTGACCCAACAATTATGGAGATTAAACCATTAAAAAGCTTTGTATCTGGAGGGAGAATGATAACAGTTCATGGCACAAATTTACACACAATACAAAAGcctttaataaagttatattattccAATGAAGATATACCAGTTAATTCAACGTCCTGTGTCGTTTTGAATTCCAACCAAATGGAATGTCCAAGTCcagctattaataaaaaatatgatgaaatCTTACAAGCCACAAAATCTCAAACCAATACTCCTCAAATTGCTATGAAAATTGGATTTGTAATGGATAATGTAGAAACAATGCatgatttagaaaaatattttaacccaCCAAGGACTCACATGGTTTATGTTGATGATCCCCACATTTATCAATTTCCAAATAGAATTAAATCATACAAAGACCACCATGACCCCTTAGTTATAGAAGGAGAGAGTTTAATTAAAGCTAGTGATGAGTCTGATGTTGTTGTAACTATAGGTACACAGCCATGTAATGTTACAAGTTTAACCATGCAGCAACTACTATGTACTCCGCCAGAAGTACAACCTGCAAGTACTGATGAGAATGGATTTCAAACTAATGAATTAAACTTGCCTTTAGTTGTTGTTAAAATTGGTAGAAATTTAAGATTCCCTATAGGGTATCTTCATTATGAGCTGctaagaaattataattttcctcCGGAAGCGATTGCTGCAATTGCAGCTGGCACGTTCtttttggttttaatatttatgattgtCCTTGTGATGTACAGAAGACGTAGCACGAAAGCAGAAAGAGAATATAAACGCATTCAAATACAAATGGATACTCTTGAAAGTAATGTTCGATTAGAGTGCAAATTAGCATTTGCAGAGCTTCAAACTGATATGTCAGATTTAGCAGCCGATTTGGAACATTCTGGTATACCAACACTGGATCATGTTAATTATGTCATGAAAGTATTTTTCCCTGGAGTGTCCGATCATCCAATTCTAAATGTCCAGCGTCAGTTCATTAATACACCTAGAACTAACTACGATGCAGCTATGTTTCAATTTGAACAACTTTTGAAcaacaaatgttttttgttgtcTTTTATTGATACGTTAGAATCTCAGAAGTCATTCAACATACGAGATAAAGTTAACGTTGCATCTTTACTAATGATAATTCTAATGGGGAAAATGGAATATGCCACAGATATATTGAAATCTCTTTTATTGCGACTCATTGACAAATCGGTGTGTAATAAACATCCTCAGTTAATGTTACGTAGAACAGAAAGTGTCGTCGAAAAAATGCTTACTAATTGGATGgcattatgtatgtattactaTCTAAAAGATTATGCAGGATCATCCCTTTTCTTGTTATTCAAGGCTATAAAACATCAAATAGAAAAGGGAGTAGTAGATGCTATTACTAATGAAGCACGTTATTCCTTATCAGAAGAAAAGCTTCTTAAAGAACAGATTGATTATCAAATCGTAACATTGCACATAATACAAGATGATTTCGATGACAAAGTGCAGTGTAAAGTATTGGATTGTGATAGCATTTCACAAGTCAAGGGTAAAATATTAGacgctttatttaaaaatacgccATTTAGTTTACGTCCCTCCGTCCATGAAGTTGATCTAGAGTGGAGACATGGCAGAGGTGGTCATGTCACTCTCCAAGATGAAGACGTCACtactaaaacattaaatggCTGGCgtaaattaaacacattaGCCCATTATGGCGTAAAAGAATCTGCTGTAATGTCCCTAATACCTCGTCAAAATGATAGTTTTAATACGCCATATAAGATACCATGCAAAAATTGCACTGGAATTTACTGTACAAATTCACATATACGTGTTTATAAAAGCGATATATCAGATCAAAATGTTCATTATTATCACCTAGTCAAGCCTATCGAATATCAACATATCGTTAATAAGTCATCGGAGCATAGTCATAAAGCTATTCCTGAAATTTTTCTAACTCGATTGCTGTCAACAAAGGGTACGGTGCATAAATTTGTGGACGATTTTTTTGGTACGATATTAACTGTGAATGAAGTTCTCCCTCCAGCTGTTAAATGGTTGTTTGATCTATTTGATGATGCAGCTCGTTCACACGGTATTATAAATCCGGAAGTGGTACATGCTTGGAAATCTAACAGCTTACCTCTAAGATTTTGGGTAAATCTCATAAAAAATCCAGATttcatatttgatattaataaaaccgcAACGGTGGATTCGTCACTTTCTGTAATCGCCCAAACGTTTATGGACGCGTGTTCATTATCGGAACACCGACTATGTAAAGATTCTCCAtccaataaa contains:
- the LOC110994217 gene encoding plexin-B → MVAIMTGLNIIFWLQCTVVYGFDFISQYPMHSNETFYFNHLVVDKVSGQVYAASINWLHQLSPDLKPIHVIRTGPKLDNPTCHASGCSSSDIQTTWIDNVNKILVIDQESRIVIACGSVAQGSCFLYKLGDLSAEPDFIAESVAANDADASTYAFIGPERYNSWERSNALYVGTTFTNNGDYRHDVPAISSRNLMSLQLAQSTFSKQSSIQIDVKYRDNFLVQYVYGFNASDYAYFLIIQKHSHLAGNEELGYVSRLARICVNDDNYNSYTEITLECHVREVSSEGKSEIVNYNLVQDAKIAKSGINLANQLGIEPGDYILVATFSPSKGISNEPMTKSAICVFSMQEIEIKFNENVHMCFNGSTKARNMGYISGMISDGKCPSVGSVGNILNFCEVGLKISGLYPIKTMSVLQWNDTLTTSVTMSVTGLHTVAFLGTSKGSIKRVLIDAEKALQYSSEVLLPGQRILPDTTLSPYQKSLYVLAKNSIIQISTEKCADYSNCSSCLESNDPHCGWCSLEKRCTVQNMCQKGTQSAPRWLSQYTGQQCIDFEQILPDRISVNEVTTVQLVIRTLPELPFGAKYKCVFGNAPAIDAAVTSSGLACPTPDLKHRPKISPNQDHVYVPLSVHSSETNKDFVSRNFAFYDCSKHTTCQTCIMSEWACNWCIYDNKCTHDISLCQRTIISGENNPTKLLNHGIGHCPRIRQYKKPILLPNNVPKELELEVENLPHLQPGHTGFQCIVSIELANMILPARVESNHFIVCDKTMYSYEEDVGEYNVSVKVFWNHKHYIDTISITLYKCEILGSHRDHADCSLCITRNTVYQCTWCGNSCSYSDSCLENPVTECPKPRIDMIKPLSGPIEGGTILTIEGSNLGLHVEEVTGKVRIGEVLCEIVDFEVSVSITCKTGPSNSSAVVPVIVENDSGYTESSVFFSYKNIKLQGVYPTLGPVSGGTQLAIGGQHLNIGSKVLAYLDELPCAVNKTQTSNSRLICVTPKVNNPLIIHTITVSIDNANRTLKGDLFNYTIDPTIMEIKPLKSFVSGGRMITVHGTNLHTIQKPLIKLYYSNEDIPVNSTSCVVLNSNQMECPSPAINKKYDEILQATKSQTNTPQIAMKIGFVMDNVETMHDLEKYFNPPRTHMVYVDDPHIYQFPNRIKSYKDHHDPLVIEGESLIKASDESDVVVTIGTQPCNVTSLTMQQLLCTPPEVQPASTDENGFQTNELNLPLVVVKIGRNLRFPIGYLHYELLRNYNFPPEAIAAIAAGTFFLVLIFMIVLVMYRRRSTKAEREYKRIQIQMDTLESNVRLECKLAFAELQTDMSDLAADLEHSGIPTLDHVNYVMKVFFPGVSDHPILNVQRQFINTPRTNYDAAMFQFEQLLNNKCFLLSFIDTLESQKSFNIRDKVNVASLLMIILMGKMEYATDILKSLLLRLIDKSVCNKHPQLMLRRTESVVEKMLTNWMALCMYYYLKDYAGSSLFLLFKAIKHQIEKGVVDAITNEARYSLSEEKLLKEQIDYQIVTLHIIQDDFDDKVQCKVLDCDSISQVKGKILDALFKNTPFSLRPSVHEVDLEWRHGRGGHVTLQDEDVTTKTLNGWRKLNTLAHYGVKESAVMSLIPRQNDSFNTPYKIPCKNCTGIYCTNSHIRVYKSDISDQNVHYYHLVKPIEYQHIVNKSSEHSHKAIPEIFLTRLLSTKGTVHKFVDDFFGTILTVNEVLPPAVKWLFDLFDDAARSHGIINPEVVHAWKSNSLPLRFWVNLIKNPDFIFDINKTATVDSSLSVIAQTFMDACSLSEHRLCKDSPSNKLLFAKDLPTYRDMVIHFYQAVSQLPQVTDQELSTSMQQLSVEQLNEFDTLSALKELYIYVSKYREPIVLGLENKMHLAHKLDNIACTMEGDPSSIC